The proteins below are encoded in one region of Aeromonas jandaei:
- a CDS encoding LysR family transcriptional regulator, translated as MRLLVLLVRYKSVSRVAELLEISQQGVSSHLKKLRDLFPAELFIRQSAGLQPTDYACELAARFEQILADIDGVFVATPFDPASSERTFRVMANEYAQLAIIPRLASALRSQAPSIRLDVVDFQAELHLEGLASGEVDLVIGFDAYLDPGLLRATLRRDHYCCVLRRDSRYLPDKAPQDMAAIPFVQFANSVGNFEGQMSPQQVASAAVATLPCYTSLQAFMSVNDVAACIPSAIAALGDFRTVELAGAPQQFEVVVGRHRKSQGNLAIEWLAEVIKAATPLASA; from the coding sequence ATGCGGTTACTCGTGCTGCTGGTGAGATACAAGAGTGTGTCGCGGGTGGCCGAGCTGCTGGAGATCTCCCAGCAGGGGGTGAGCAGCCATCTGAAAAAGCTGCGCGATCTCTTTCCCGCCGAGCTGTTTATCCGCCAGAGCGCCGGGTTGCAGCCGACCGATTACGCCTGCGAGCTGGCCGCCAGGTTCGAGCAGATCCTGGCCGATATCGACGGGGTCTTTGTGGCAACCCCCTTCGATCCCGCCAGCAGCGAGCGCACCTTCAGGGTGATGGCCAACGAATATGCCCAGCTCGCCATTATCCCAAGGCTGGCGAGCGCCCTGCGCAGTCAGGCGCCCTCCATCCGGCTCGATGTGGTGGACTTTCAGGCCGAACTGCATCTGGAGGGGCTGGCCAGCGGCGAGGTCGATCTGGTGATTGGTTTTGATGCCTATCTCGACCCGGGGTTGCTGCGCGCCACCCTGCGCCGGGATCACTACTGCTGCGTGCTGCGCCGCGACTCCCGATATCTTCCGGACAAGGCTCCGCAGGATATGGCGGCCATCCCCTTTGTGCAGTTCGCCAACAGCGTCGGCAATTTCGAAGGGCAGATGAGCCCGCAGCAGGTTGCCAGTGCGGCGGTGGCGACGCTCCCCTGTTACACCTCGCTGCAAGCCTTTATGTCGGTCAATGATGTGGCGGCCTGCATTCCGTCGGCCATCGCCGCCCTCGGCGATTTTCGCACCGTGGAGCTGGCCGGGGCGCCGCAGCAGTTCGAGGTGGTGGTCGGCAGACACCGCAAAAGTCAGGGCAATCTCGCCATCGAGTGGCTGGCCGAGGTGATCAAGGCCGCCACCCCGCTCGCTTCCGCCTGA
- a CDS encoding DinB family protein, whose product MSNKTLQSLFHCKRWADGELLDAIATLDAQQYGEAHHTCLRIFNHIHVVDAIFKANLLGERHGFTATNTPETPTLTALHGAVTELDNWLVDYVGALSPQEGATPLSFRFVDGDQGQMSRDEMLLHLVTHGGYHRGAIGRILVQCGITPPRDTLTTFLHRNEPERRNR is encoded by the coding sequence ATGAGCAACAAGACACTGCAATCCCTCTTTCACTGCAAACGCTGGGCCGATGGCGAGCTGCTGGATGCCATCGCCACGCTCGATGCGCAGCAATATGGCGAGGCCCACCACACCTGCCTCAGGATCTTCAACCATATCCATGTGGTCGATGCCATCTTCAAGGCCAATCTGCTGGGGGAACGCCACGGCTTTACCGCCACCAATACCCCGGAGACACCGACCCTGACCGCCCTGCACGGCGCAGTCACCGAGCTGGATAACTGGCTGGTGGATTACGTTGGGGCACTGAGCCCGCAAGAGGGAGCAACCCCACTCTCGTTTCGCTTTGTCGATGGTGACCAGGGGCAGATGAGCCGCGACGAAATGCTGCTCCATCTGGTCACTCATGGCGGCTATCACAGGGGCGCCATCGGGCGGATTCTGGTGCAGTGTGGCATCACGCCGCCGCGCGATACCCTGACCACCTTTTTGCATCGCAACGAGCCGGAGCGGCGCAACCGCTGA
- a CDS encoding Gfo/Idh/MocA family protein, whose product MRIAMIGLGDIAQKAYLPLLASDGRVTPLLCTRNPAVLELLARQYRVAECFTDVAAMLASRPDAVMIHAATAVHRELAEQCLRAGIPTFVDKPLCDNLAEAEALANLAVAQDCALFTGFNRRYLPAMAEARAQPLTELNWQKHRFALPGKARDFMFDDFIHVLDSLCFYGGVPDGDFHAVLRPDAQDKSLLAVVSVSWQSGDRAISGSMNRSAGITEERIDAYGDNLSLHLENCTRGSIARDKAAQMLAPNDWQPVLTQRGFAAMLEHWYQQIAIGKADSELIASYLHGHRLAEQLVELAV is encoded by the coding sequence ATGCGCATTGCCATGATTGGTCTGGGGGATATCGCCCAAAAAGCCTATCTGCCGCTGCTTGCCAGCGATGGGCGGGTCACCCCGCTGCTCTGCACCCGCAATCCAGCGGTGCTGGAGCTGCTGGCCCGCCAGTATCGGGTCGCCGAGTGCTTTACCGATGTGGCGGCCATGCTGGCCAGCCGCCCCGACGCCGTGATGATCCACGCCGCCACCGCCGTGCACCGCGAGCTGGCCGAGCAGTGCCTGCGGGCAGGGATCCCTACCTTTGTCGACAAGCCCCTGTGCGACAATCTGGCCGAGGCAGAAGCGCTGGCCAATCTCGCCGTGGCGCAAGATTGTGCCCTCTTTACCGGCTTTAACCGCCGCTATCTGCCCGCCATGGCCGAGGCACGGGCCCAGCCGCTCACCGAGCTTAACTGGCAAAAGCACCGCTTTGCCCTACCGGGCAAGGCGCGGGATTTTATGTTCGACGACTTTATCCATGTGCTCGACAGCCTCTGCTTCTATGGCGGCGTGCCGGACGGCGACTTTCATGCTGTATTGCGCCCCGATGCGCAGGACAAGAGTTTGCTGGCCGTGGTAAGCGTCAGCTGGCAGAGCGGCGATCGCGCCATCAGCGGCAGCATGAACCGCAGCGCGGGGATCACCGAGGAGCGCATCGATGCCTACGGCGACAACCTCTCCCTGCACCTTGAGAACTGCACCCGCGGCAGCATCGCCCGCGACAAGGCAGCGCAGATGCTGGCCCCCAACGACTGGCAGCCGGTGCTGACCCAGCGCGGCTTTGCCGCCATGCTGGAGCACTGGTATCAGCAGATTGCAATCGGCAAGGCCGATAGCGAGCTGATCGCCTCCTACCTGCACGGTCACCGGTTGGCGGAGCAGTTGGTGGAGCTTGCGGTTTAA
- a CDS encoding short chain dehydrogenase, whose product MKTVILIGAQGKMGQAALSGLGKHKVITASRSGEGCDFQVDITSRESIERLYQNVGSFDAVVNTAGYCEYAPFGEMSDEQWQTTIQSKLMGQINLVNIGLNYINQGGSFTLISGILNIKPIPLAIADATTSGAIDTFVQCVAHELPRGIRINVVNPTVLEEAWDVYGEMMPGFQPVPGALVGKAFERSVDGFISGQVLYVDA is encoded by the coding sequence ATGAAAACTGTCATTCTGATTGGTGCTCAGGGGAAAATGGGGCAAGCCGCCCTCAGCGGTCTGGGCAAGCACAAGGTCATTACCGCCAGCCGCTCCGGCGAAGGGTGTGATTTTCAGGTGGATATCACCAGCAGAGAGTCCATCGAGCGGCTCTACCAAAACGTGGGTTCCTTCGATGCAGTGGTCAATACCGCCGGCTATTGCGAATACGCCCCCTTTGGCGAGATGAGCGACGAGCAGTGGCAAACCACCATCCAGAGCAAGCTGATGGGGCAGATCAATCTGGTCAATATCGGCCTCAACTACATCAATCAGGGGGGCTCCTTCACCCTGATCTCCGGCATCCTCAATATCAAGCCGATCCCGCTGGCCATTGCCGATGCCACCACCAGCGGCGCCATCGATACCTTTGTCCAGTGCGTGGCCCACGAGCTGCCCCGCGGCATTCGCATCAATGTGGTCAACCCGACCGTACTGGAAGAGGCGTGGGACGTATATGGCGAGATGATGCCGGGCTTCCAGCCGGTGCCGGGCGCTCTGGTCGGCAAGGCGTTTGAGCGCTCCGTCGATGGCTTTATTAGCGGTCAGGTGCTCTATGTCGATGCCTGA
- a CDS encoding M28 family metallopeptidase, producing MKAMTAALLLPLIPLAVQAGVPVWITIGADSGVELKQVNAKLSPLFSASGAPVQLAQIEASELGSLSHLMHEGHQRCGGYVVHTTLADALQSMAQPLSQNLFSAPPLTQGASVNRLLPHLDQGNIASTISKLSGWRNRYYTTPTGTQSADWVASQWQSLGSTLPWASVSRVKHSGYPQQSVVLTLKGSRYPDEVVVLGGHLDSTAGSAPNSKTLAPGADDDASGIATLTEVLRVIAEQGRQPERTLQFIGYAAEEVGLRGSKDIASRYKAANTRVLAALQLDMTNYKGSANDIVFMTDYTDKGLTGYLTQLIDAYLPQVSYGYDSCGYGCSDHASWHNQGYPAAMPFESRFSEYNPRIHTAQDTLQNSDPSAGHALKFAQLATSFAVEMGKIN from the coding sequence ATGAAAGCGATGACTGCAGCCCTTTTGCTCCCCCTGATTCCCCTTGCCGTTCAGGCGGGGGTGCCCGTGTGGATCACCATTGGGGCCGATAGCGGGGTTGAACTCAAGCAGGTCAATGCCAAGCTCTCTCCCCTGTTCAGTGCCAGCGGGGCGCCCGTCCAGCTGGCCCAGATTGAGGCAAGCGAGCTTGGCTCCCTCTCGCACCTGATGCACGAGGGGCACCAGCGCTGCGGCGGCTATGTGGTGCACACGACCCTGGCCGATGCGCTGCAGAGCATGGCCCAGCCCCTTAGCCAAAACCTGTTCAGCGCCCCGCCGTTGACCCAGGGGGCCAGTGTCAACCGGCTGCTGCCCCATCTGGATCAAGGCAATATCGCCAGCACCATCAGCAAGCTGTCCGGCTGGCGCAACCGCTACTACACCACCCCCACCGGCACGCAATCTGCCGACTGGGTGGCCAGCCAGTGGCAGAGCCTCGGTAGCACCCTGCCATGGGCCAGCGTCAGCCGGGTCAAACATAGCGGCTACCCGCAACAATCGGTGGTGCTGACCCTCAAGGGGAGCCGCTATCCGGACGAGGTGGTGGTGCTCGGCGGCCATCTTGATTCCACCGCAGGCTCGGCCCCCAACAGCAAGACGCTGGCCCCCGGCGCCGATGATGACGCCTCCGGCATCGCTACCCTGACCGAGGTGCTGCGGGTCATCGCCGAGCAGGGCCGCCAGCCGGAGCGCACCCTGCAATTTATCGGCTATGCGGCGGAGGAGGTGGGCTTGCGGGGCTCCAAGGATATCGCCAGCCGCTACAAGGCGGCCAACACCAGGGTATTGGCCGCGCTCCAGCTGGACATGACCAACTACAAGGGCTCGGCGAACGACATCGTCTTTATGACCGACTACACCGACAAGGGGTTGACCGGCTACCTCACCCAGCTGATCGATGCCTACCTGCCGCAAGTCAGCTATGGCTATGACAGCTGTGGTTATGGTTGCTCGGATCACGCCTCCTGGCACAATCAGGGCTACCCCGCCGCCATGCCGTTCGAGTCACGCTTTAGCGAATACAACCCCAGGATCCACACGGCGCAGGATACGTTGCAAAACTCGGATCCCTCGGCTGGCCACGCTCTCAAGTTTGCCCAGCTGGCGACCAGCTTTGCCGTTGAAATGGGCAAGATCAACTGA
- a CDS encoding DUF7661 family protein produces the protein MMIFSVFGRLVGVKREGEQWLLFNVSLPERKYSRIRDVIIPDFLTEDEIPRWLDDIYHEAASAAHPDVVRIE, from the coding sequence ATGATGATATTCAGCGTCTTTGGCCGACTGGTCGGCGTAAAACGGGAGGGGGAGCAGTGGCTGCTGTTTAACGTCAGCCTGCCCGAGCGCAAATACTCGCGCATCCGCGATGTGATTATTCCCGACTTTCTGACCGAGGATGAGATCCCGCGCTGGCTTGACGATATCTATCATGAAGCCGCCAGCGCCGCCCATCCCGATGTCGTGCGTATCGAGTAA